The Syngnathoides biaculeatus isolate LvHL_M chromosome 6, ASM1980259v1, whole genome shotgun sequence genome has a window encoding:
- the akap11 gene encoding A-kinase anchor protein 11 isoform X1, with amino-acid sequence MEAGAPPPGPPIKSRPSVRKETVRDCGAQFVKRLLRSRKDLCRLDVELPSRGGAVVAEIHFVCLPGQDEGDVAVDQALASLPAGFGDMLKNFHVHDLRNDEVQMLKESRGPMASKDPGPQCRLKAVCVLRHNSSASGQGTSLAGLLGRYVAGIRYAAELQSSRGDEARRSEEDDTNRSVSSIEDDFVTALENLEDDEMGDGPPYRPFKRRDAASQTVPAHQRRKELSGSRIIVGSSSTKDAADRKAGPEVSVTVQRSSGAETQWTYCSPGARLPSPTVGVSQSEESDCSSPSPIIFLDEVGYQKSMLAKLDIPQVPGGPRERVEDSDSEVSEFFDSFDQFDDLEDFSSESGTLTLPMDNDGAPAVQTNGVKSGTAGSASKYISKGCSTKDMYPHCFDQPILPANVKKPTPLKPGSPSGPHSEVTDSERPVQSPSEDNGGPLFSPISSSAFSPLVDSSGVLEYFWKRSEDGSNSTELRKPQDLCSLYKTYSDFASSLSKEILGSVCGYQSAIDMTDNKNLTCVCQKEFTNSSGHTMRLSEIQETVTVAGLQNSSQSLTDGIQRFAADLVEMSLGSALRDLQKGVSTCTTTLCQLAARLTSSVFQMAFHEIGMRQAYVLKERAVNGLANFLVGEAVSGALKEFLTVKKQIFHSTVTQFAADLAEELVFECIMEVCQFSHPSTPLTPSDWSFGHGLEEDEEEEEEEVVTSYASDLSESVIQEAFIELSQADIAFTSQAAISVSPDNICYVSAENMSAHTCSTFADHKLSSATSGTSGERAPSTVKEALFTVSGMASCIPVPQAGQAISHLKDPEDQQGTSSTYTSLSTLKKGTDNAICTQTRMYGHETCGKSDSLRKSPFQKLSGNMVDVVVTEACELGSSSKTKRGFDDCAGFLAKAVVSQRETLDVPNAERGGQKKTANSGDDASPNLGQKSGRTPGTPPSTPQQPSQVSEEKQIKRFSKKLKCKLAKEFSPATPPPTPHYHTESGPGLTENTPESDKTEFMLKLMRSLSEEADGNAEDEEEEFPEDTNKWAESEGHLQEVKQLSPRGLTNKEALRYAEQLACHIVSMATEIDTLGVDDKVGEIAGPGEGRRDSVSYFSEQTLNTLWVYAGEVAGEVINDMKRMMSSVDQRLHRHASPRRSVDRASLECLRQQHHSLAGADQSSDWRVEGVAEPWSNNLRASVFRSPVSTSSSSSSGLSSAYPSCESVTDEYAGYLIRVLKKEGGRHELVLDQYASRLAYRSIKQGLAHASRKIKFRSSSARLHPSKSLPGEQKAAAPLQGPVESVACLCCEDGRRCCGENGGQRDSIDPVNFAESLAYNVTRDVTRMLRLSSVRLPKSLTDSCLYKKSNLENLTENLIRSSFSCPLLSKDSKARHYHSTGSLLDGAHSNRTMRVIEHYAKKIVDDTLKMSLASVGHSSWHHQRTPSPDRLSHTQRLSEGALPSPAQGEATCSSCQPLECSYCTKPSRRHHRRRTGPEPSARPERVRGLEIPKIHIDLEHRSAFAEQVVSAAMANAKRELSNTSLNADSGIGHDGTSYADSVTAEVLTCALNVCRAAGFSSPAPESTVSQQLSVGDDSLGSWSNLSFEDDNSSFLHLSDSSNGNSSSWSSLGLEGEPLDERMSSSPSDSDRTEDKEAEVKEESSGTLCEDASQLRVRASPLIILNSDIRERRRGPQHVTLDPQLRSLLQWAAASVVGVPLIQLGPDTELQQLPAVVQRLRERKWRVGELLHFLLRYCDESQPHAPPGEAAGESQRLPLFKWLLEHT; translated from the exons ATGGAGGCTGGCGCGCCTCCTCCAGGACCCCCGATCAAGTCCAGGCCCTCCGTCAGAAAAGAG accGTGCGTGACTGCGGAGCGCAGTTTGTCAAGAGGCTCTTACGGAGCAGAAAGGATCTTTGCCGTCTGGACGTGGAACTCCCGTCCAGAGGTGGCGCCGTGGTCGCAGAG ATTCATTTTGTTTGTCTGCCCGGTCAGGATGAAGGAGACGTTGCTGTGGATCAG GCCCTGGCCTCCCTTCCGGCGGGGTTTGGCGACATGCTGAAAAACTTCCACGTTCACGACCTGAGGAACGATGAAGTCCAGATGCTGAAAGAGTCGCGCGGTCCGATGGCGAGCAAGGACCCCGGGCCTCAA TGCCGGCTAAAGGCTGTTTGCGTGCTACGCCACAACTCCAGCGCCAGCGGGCAAGGCACGTCGTTGGCGGGCCTTCTCGGGCGCTACGTCGCCGGCATCCGCTACGCCGCGGAGCTGCAAAGCTCCCGCGGGGATGAGGCGAGGCGGTCCGAGGAAGACGACACCAATCGGTCCGTCTCGTCCATCGAGGACGACTTTGTCACCGCTCTGGAGAATCTCGAGGACGACGAAATGGGAGACGGCCCTC CTTATCGTCCTTTCAAAAGACGTGATGCGGCGTCACAGACTGTGCCTGCCCACCAGAGACGAAAGGAACTATCGGGCTCCCGTATTATCGTTGGTTCGTCCTCAACGAAGGATGCGGCCGATCGCAAAGCGGGCCCGGAGGTTTCGGTCACGGTGCAGAGGTCCTCTGGCGCGGAAACGCAATGGACTTATTGCAGTCCCGGAGCTCGTCTCCCCTCGCCGACCGTTGGAGTCAGTCAATCTGAAGAGTCTGACTGCTCCAGCCCGAGCCCCATCATTTTTCTCGACGAGGTGGGCTATCAGAAGAGCATGTTGGCCAAGCTGGACATCCCTCAGGTCCCGGGAGGTCCCAGAGAGAGGGTGGAAGACTCTGACTCTGAAGTGAGTGAATTCTTTGACAGCTTTGACCAGTTTGACGATCTTGAAGATTTCAGTTCGGAGAGCGGCACTCTCACGCTGCCAATGGATAACGACGGCGCTCCCGCAGTACAGACAAACGGCGTCAAATCCGGCACCGCTGGCTCGGCATCCAAATACATCTCCAAAGGCTGCTCAACGAAAGATATGTATCCCCACTGCTTTGATCAACCCATTCTCCCGGCCAATGTGAAAAAACCCACTCCCCTTAAGCCGGGCTCCCCCAGTGGACCACACTCTGAGGTAACGGACTCCGAACGACCAGTACAGAGTCCGTCTGAGGACAATGGCGGCCCGCTCTTCAGTCCCATTAgctcctctgcatttagcccCCTGGTGGATTCAAGTGGTGTGCTGGAATATTTCTGGAAGAGAAGTGAGGACGGCAGCAACAGCACCGAGTTACGAAAACCTCAAGATCTCTGTTCCTTGTATAAGACCTACTCTGACTTTGCCAGCAGTCTCTCCAAAGAAATTCTTGGATCTGTCTGCGGGTACCAGTCCGCCATAGACATGACTGACAACAAGAATCTCACTTGTGTATGCCAAAAGGAATTCACCAACTCCTCAGGCCACACAATGCGGCTGTCTGAAATCCAGGAGACTGTAACGGTGGCGGGATTACAGAACTCATCCCAGTCTTTGACGGATGGTATCCAGAGGTTCGCTGCGGACCTTGTCGAAATGAGCCTGGGCAGTGCCTTGCGAGACCTCCAAAAAGGTGTGTCTACTTGCACCACCACTTTGTGTCAGCTCGCTGCGAGACTCACCTCCTCAGTATTTCAGATGGCCTTCCATGAGATTGGCATGCGGCAGGCCTACGTGTTGAAGGAGCGAGCAGTGAATGGCTTAGCAAACTTCTTGGTCGGGGAGGCAGTATCTGGCGCTCTAAAGGAGTTCTTGACTGTGAAAAAGCAGATTTTCCATAGCACGGTAACACAGTTTGCGGCTGATTTAGCTGAAGAGCTGGTGTTTGAATGTATTATGGAGGTGTGTCAGTTCTCCCACCCGTCGACACCTCTAACCCCCAGTGACTGGTCTTTTGGCCACGGGCTCGAGgaagacgaagaggaggaggaggaggaagtggttACTTCTTACGCTTCAGACTTGTCCGAGTCTGTTATCCAAGAAGCGTTCATTGAGCTCTCTCAGGCTGACATTGCATTCACTAGCCAAGCAGCCATCAGTGTTTCTCCAGACAACATTTGTTACGTTAGCGCAGAGAATATGAGCGCTCACACCTGCAGCACATTTGCTGACCACAAGCTTTCCAGTGCCACATCGGGGACCTCAGGAGAACGAGCTCCCTCCACAGTGAAAGAAGCTCTTTTCACCGTGTCAGGCATGGCTAGCTGTATCCCCGTGCCCCAAGCTGGCCAAGCCATATCCCATCTAAAGGATCCTGAAGACCAGCAGGGTACTAGCTCGACGTATACTTCACTCTCCACCCTGAAGAAAGGAACTGATAACGCCATATGTACGCAAACTCGCATGTACGGCCATGAAACTTGTGGAAAGAGCGACTCCCTCAGAAAATCGCCATTCCAAAAGCTCTCTGGTAACATGGTGGATGTGGTGGTGACTGAAGCTTGTGAGCTTGGAAGTTCTTCTAAAACCAAGAGAGGTTTTGATGACTGTGCTGGTTTCCTTGCTAAGGCAGTGGTGAGCCAACGGGAAACTCTAGATGTTCCAAATGCGGAGAGGGGTGGACAAAAGAAGACGGCCAACTCTGGCGATGATGCAAGTCCAAATTTGGGTCAAAAATCTGGTCGGACACCCGGAACCCCTCCGTCCACGCCCCAGCAGCCCAGCCAAGTATCCGAggagaaacaaataaaaaggttCTCCAAGAAGTTAAAATGCAAGTTGGCCAAAGAATTTTCTCCAGCGACGCCTCCTCCAACTCCGCACTATCACACCGAATCTGGTCCGGGTCTGACGGAAAACACTCCCGAGTCAGACAAGACCGAGTTCATGTTAAAACTGATGAGATCTCTTTCCGAAGAGGCAGATGGTAATgcggaggatgaagaggaagaaTTTCCAGAAGACACCAACAAATGGGCCGAGTCAGAAGGTCACCTGCAGGAAGTGAAGCAGTTGTCACCTCGTGGGCTCACCAACAAGGAAGCTCTCCGTTATGCAGAGCAGTTGGCTTGCCATATAGTTTCAATGGCAACTGAGATCGATACTCTCGGGGTCGATGACAAAGTTGGGGAAATCGCCGGTCCGGGCGAGGGAAGGCGTGACAGCGTCTCTTATTTCTCAGAGCAAACTTTGAACACCTTGTGGGTGTACGCGGGGGAGGTCGCCGGGGAGGTAATCAATGACATGAAGAGGATGATGAGCTCTGTCGACCAGCGCTTGCATCGTCACGCTTCTCCCAGAAGAAGCGTCGACCGTGCGAGCTTGGAATGTTTGCGTCAGCAGCACCACTCTCTTGCCGGCGCTGATCAGAGCAGTGACTGGCGGGTGGAAGGGGTGGCCGAGCCTTGGTCCAACAATCTCCGAGCCTCGGTTTTCCGCTCGCCTGTCTCCACATCGAGTAGTTCCAGTTCAGGATTGTCCTCcgcgtatcccagctgtgagAGTGTGACGGATGAATACGCCGGCTACCTCATTAGGGTGCTAAAAAAAGAGGGAGGCAGACACGAGTTAGTCCTCGATCAGTACGCTAGCCGTCTGGCGTACCGGTCCATTAAACAAGGTTTGGCTCATGCTAGTCGCAAGATAAAATTCAGATCTTCCAGTGCTCGCCTTCATCCCTCAAAGTCGTTACCAGGTGAACAGAAGGCAGCGGCACCGCTCCAGGGCCCAGTGGAGTCAGTAGCTTGTCTCTGTTGTGAGGATGGGCGGCGTTGTTGCGGAGAAAATGGTGGACAGAGGGACAGCATTGATCCGGTCAACTTTGCAGAATCTTTAGCATACAACGTCACGCGTGATGTTACACGGATGCTTCGTCTCTCTTCTGTACGTCTCCCAAAGTCTCTCACTGACTCTTGTCTCTACAAGAAATCCAATCTTGAAAACTTGACGGAAAACCTCATTAGGAGCTCGTTCTCCTGCCCTCTGCTGTCCAAGGACAGTAAGGCGAGACACTACCACAGCACAGGAAGCTTGCTTGACGGCGCCCACAGCAATAGGACGATGCGGGTCATTGAGCACTACGCCAAGAAAATAGTTGATGACACTCTAAAGATGAGCCTGGCCTCAGTTGGGCATTCATCCTGGCATCATCAGAGAACCCCCAGCCCGGACAGACTCTCGCACACCCAAAGGCTGTCTGAAGGGGCGCTGCCAAGTCCCGCTCAGGGTGAGGCGACCTGCTCTTCGTGTCAGCCTCTGGAGTGCTCCTACTGCACCAAACCCAGCCGCCGTCACCACAGGAGGAGAACGGGCCCCGAGCCTTCAGCCAGACCCGAGCGCGTCCGCGGGCTGGAGATCCCTAAAATCCACATCGACCTGGAACACCGGTCGGCATTTGCGGAACAGGTGGTGTCTGCGGCGATGGCGAACGCGAAACGCGAGCTGAGCAACACCAGCCTTAACGCAGACAGCGGCATCGGCCATGATGGAACCAGCTACGCCGACAGCGTCACCGCGGAGGTCTTGACCTGCGCGCTTAACGTCTGCCGAGCAGCCGGTTTCAG CTCTCCAGCCCCAGAGTCCACCGTGTCCCAGCAGTTGAGCGTCGGGGACGACAGTCTGGGTAGCTGGTCCAACCTGAGCTTTGAGGATGACAACAGCAGCTTCCTTCACCTCAGTGACAG CAGCAATGGAAACAGCAGCAGCTGGAGCAGTCTTGGCCTGGAGGGGGAGCCCTTGGACGAACGCATGTCATCCTCGCCTTCAGACAG CGACCGTACGGAGGACAAAGAGGCGGAGGTGAAAGAGGAATCCAGCG GAACTTTGTGCGAAGACGCCAGCCAGCTGCGGGTCCGCGCGAGCCCGTTGATCATCCTGAACTCGGACATCCGTGAACGGCGGCGGGGCCCTCAGCACGTGACCCTCGACCCCCAGCTGAGGAGCTTGCTGCAGTGGGCGGCGGCCTCCGTGGTCGGGGTCCCTCTGATCCAGCTCGGTCCCGACACGGAGCTCCAGCAG CTGCCAGCCGTGGTCCAAAGGCTGCGCGAGAGGAAGTGGAGGGTGGGAGAGCTGCTGCACTTCCTGTTGCGCTACTGTGACGAGAGCCAGCCTCACGCTCCGCCCGGGGAGGCGGCCGGAGAATCCCAGCGCCTCCCCCTCTTCAAGTGGCTCCTGGAGCACACCTAA
- the akap11 gene encoding A-kinase anchor protein 11 isoform X2, with product MEAGAPPPGPPIKSRPSVRKETVRDCGAQFVKRLLRSRKDLCRLDVELPSRGGAVVAEIHFVCLPGQDEGDVAVDQALASLPAGFGDMLKNFHVHDLRNDEVQMLKESRGPMASKDPGPQCRLKAVCVLRHNSSASGQGTSLAGLLGRYVAGIRYAAELQSSRGDEARRSEEDDTNRSVSSIEDDFVTALENLEDDEMGDGPPYRPFKRRDAASQTVPAHQRRKELSGSRIIVGSSSTKDAADRKAGPEVSVTVQRSSGAETQWTYCSPGARLPSPTVGVSQSEESDCSSPSPIIFLDEVGYQKSMLAKLDIPQVPGGPRERVEDSDSEVSEFFDSFDQFDDLEDFSSESGTLTLPMDNDGAPAVQTNGVKSGTAGSASKYISKGCSTKDMYPHCFDQPILPANVKKPTPLKPGSPSGPHSEVTDSERPVQSPSEDNGGPLFSPISSSAFSPLVDSSGVLEYFWKRSEDGSNSTELRKPQDLCSLYKTYSDFASSLSKEILGSVCGYQSAIDMTDNKNLTCVCQKEFTNSSGHTMRLSEIQETVTVAGLQNSSQSLTDGIQRFAADLVEMSLGSALRDLQKGVSTCTTTLCQLAARLTSSVFQMAFHEIGMRQAYVLKERAVNGLANFLVGEAVSGALKEFLTVKKQIFHSTVTQFAADLAEELVFECIMEVCQFSHPSTPLTPSDWSFGHGLEEDEEEEEEEVVTSYASDLSESVIQEAFIELSQADIAFTSQAAISVSPDNICYVSAENMSAHTCSTFADHKLSSATSGTSGERAPSTVKEALFTVSGMASCIPVPQAGQAISHLKDPEDQQGTSSTYTSLSTLKKGTDNAICTQTRMYGHETCGKSDSLRKSPFQKLSGNMVDVVVTEACELGSSSKTKRGFDDCAGFLAKAVVSQRETLDVPNAERGGQKKTANSGDDASPNLGQKSGRTPGTPPSTPQQPSQVSEEKQIKRFSKKLKCKLAKEFSPATPPPTPHYHTESGPGLTENTPESDKTEFMLKLMRSLSEEADGNAEDEEEEFPEDTNKWAESEGHLQEVKQLSPRGLTNKEALRYAEQLACHIVSMATEIDTLGVDDKVGEIAGPGEGRRDSVSYFSEQTLNTLWVYAGEVAGEVINDMKRMMSSVDQRLHRHASPRRSVDRASLECLRQQHHSLAGADQSSDWRVEGVAEPWSNNLRASVFRSPVSTSSSSSSGLSSAYPSCESVTDEYAGYLIRVLKKEGGRHELVLDQYASRLAYRSIKQGLAHASRKIKFRSSSARLHPSKSLPGEQKAAAPLQGPVESVACLCCEDGRRCCGENGGQRDSIDPVNFAESLAYNVTRDVTRMLRLSSVRLPKSLTDSCLYKKSNLENLTENLIRSSFSCPLLSKDSKARHYHSTGSLLDGAHSNRTMRVIEHYAKKIVDDTLKMSLASVGHSSWHHQRTPSPDRLSHTQRLSEGALPSPAQGEATCSSCQPLECSYCTKPSRRHHRRRTGPEPSARPERVRGLEIPKIHIDLEHRSAFAEQVVSAAMANAKRELSNTSLNADSGIGHDGTSYADSVTAEVLTCALNVCRAAGFSSPAPESTVSQQLSVGDDSLGSWSNLSFEDDNSSFLHLSDSNGNSSSWSSLGLEGEPLDERMSSSPSDSDRTEDKEAEVKEESSGTLCEDASQLRVRASPLIILNSDIRERRRGPQHVTLDPQLRSLLQWAAASVVGVPLIQLGPDTELQQLPAVVQRLRERKWRVGELLHFLLRYCDESQPHAPPGEAAGESQRLPLFKWLLEHT from the exons ATGGAGGCTGGCGCGCCTCCTCCAGGACCCCCGATCAAGTCCAGGCCCTCCGTCAGAAAAGAG accGTGCGTGACTGCGGAGCGCAGTTTGTCAAGAGGCTCTTACGGAGCAGAAAGGATCTTTGCCGTCTGGACGTGGAACTCCCGTCCAGAGGTGGCGCCGTGGTCGCAGAG ATTCATTTTGTTTGTCTGCCCGGTCAGGATGAAGGAGACGTTGCTGTGGATCAG GCCCTGGCCTCCCTTCCGGCGGGGTTTGGCGACATGCTGAAAAACTTCCACGTTCACGACCTGAGGAACGATGAAGTCCAGATGCTGAAAGAGTCGCGCGGTCCGATGGCGAGCAAGGACCCCGGGCCTCAA TGCCGGCTAAAGGCTGTTTGCGTGCTACGCCACAACTCCAGCGCCAGCGGGCAAGGCACGTCGTTGGCGGGCCTTCTCGGGCGCTACGTCGCCGGCATCCGCTACGCCGCGGAGCTGCAAAGCTCCCGCGGGGATGAGGCGAGGCGGTCCGAGGAAGACGACACCAATCGGTCCGTCTCGTCCATCGAGGACGACTTTGTCACCGCTCTGGAGAATCTCGAGGACGACGAAATGGGAGACGGCCCTC CTTATCGTCCTTTCAAAAGACGTGATGCGGCGTCACAGACTGTGCCTGCCCACCAGAGACGAAAGGAACTATCGGGCTCCCGTATTATCGTTGGTTCGTCCTCAACGAAGGATGCGGCCGATCGCAAAGCGGGCCCGGAGGTTTCGGTCACGGTGCAGAGGTCCTCTGGCGCGGAAACGCAATGGACTTATTGCAGTCCCGGAGCTCGTCTCCCCTCGCCGACCGTTGGAGTCAGTCAATCTGAAGAGTCTGACTGCTCCAGCCCGAGCCCCATCATTTTTCTCGACGAGGTGGGCTATCAGAAGAGCATGTTGGCCAAGCTGGACATCCCTCAGGTCCCGGGAGGTCCCAGAGAGAGGGTGGAAGACTCTGACTCTGAAGTGAGTGAATTCTTTGACAGCTTTGACCAGTTTGACGATCTTGAAGATTTCAGTTCGGAGAGCGGCACTCTCACGCTGCCAATGGATAACGACGGCGCTCCCGCAGTACAGACAAACGGCGTCAAATCCGGCACCGCTGGCTCGGCATCCAAATACATCTCCAAAGGCTGCTCAACGAAAGATATGTATCCCCACTGCTTTGATCAACCCATTCTCCCGGCCAATGTGAAAAAACCCACTCCCCTTAAGCCGGGCTCCCCCAGTGGACCACACTCTGAGGTAACGGACTCCGAACGACCAGTACAGAGTCCGTCTGAGGACAATGGCGGCCCGCTCTTCAGTCCCATTAgctcctctgcatttagcccCCTGGTGGATTCAAGTGGTGTGCTGGAATATTTCTGGAAGAGAAGTGAGGACGGCAGCAACAGCACCGAGTTACGAAAACCTCAAGATCTCTGTTCCTTGTATAAGACCTACTCTGACTTTGCCAGCAGTCTCTCCAAAGAAATTCTTGGATCTGTCTGCGGGTACCAGTCCGCCATAGACATGACTGACAACAAGAATCTCACTTGTGTATGCCAAAAGGAATTCACCAACTCCTCAGGCCACACAATGCGGCTGTCTGAAATCCAGGAGACTGTAACGGTGGCGGGATTACAGAACTCATCCCAGTCTTTGACGGATGGTATCCAGAGGTTCGCTGCGGACCTTGTCGAAATGAGCCTGGGCAGTGCCTTGCGAGACCTCCAAAAAGGTGTGTCTACTTGCACCACCACTTTGTGTCAGCTCGCTGCGAGACTCACCTCCTCAGTATTTCAGATGGCCTTCCATGAGATTGGCATGCGGCAGGCCTACGTGTTGAAGGAGCGAGCAGTGAATGGCTTAGCAAACTTCTTGGTCGGGGAGGCAGTATCTGGCGCTCTAAAGGAGTTCTTGACTGTGAAAAAGCAGATTTTCCATAGCACGGTAACACAGTTTGCGGCTGATTTAGCTGAAGAGCTGGTGTTTGAATGTATTATGGAGGTGTGTCAGTTCTCCCACCCGTCGACACCTCTAACCCCCAGTGACTGGTCTTTTGGCCACGGGCTCGAGgaagacgaagaggaggaggaggaggaagtggttACTTCTTACGCTTCAGACTTGTCCGAGTCTGTTATCCAAGAAGCGTTCATTGAGCTCTCTCAGGCTGACATTGCATTCACTAGCCAAGCAGCCATCAGTGTTTCTCCAGACAACATTTGTTACGTTAGCGCAGAGAATATGAGCGCTCACACCTGCAGCACATTTGCTGACCACAAGCTTTCCAGTGCCACATCGGGGACCTCAGGAGAACGAGCTCCCTCCACAGTGAAAGAAGCTCTTTTCACCGTGTCAGGCATGGCTAGCTGTATCCCCGTGCCCCAAGCTGGCCAAGCCATATCCCATCTAAAGGATCCTGAAGACCAGCAGGGTACTAGCTCGACGTATACTTCACTCTCCACCCTGAAGAAAGGAACTGATAACGCCATATGTACGCAAACTCGCATGTACGGCCATGAAACTTGTGGAAAGAGCGACTCCCTCAGAAAATCGCCATTCCAAAAGCTCTCTGGTAACATGGTGGATGTGGTGGTGACTGAAGCTTGTGAGCTTGGAAGTTCTTCTAAAACCAAGAGAGGTTTTGATGACTGTGCTGGTTTCCTTGCTAAGGCAGTGGTGAGCCAACGGGAAACTCTAGATGTTCCAAATGCGGAGAGGGGTGGACAAAAGAAGACGGCCAACTCTGGCGATGATGCAAGTCCAAATTTGGGTCAAAAATCTGGTCGGACACCCGGAACCCCTCCGTCCACGCCCCAGCAGCCCAGCCAAGTATCCGAggagaaacaaataaaaaggttCTCCAAGAAGTTAAAATGCAAGTTGGCCAAAGAATTTTCTCCAGCGACGCCTCCTCCAACTCCGCACTATCACACCGAATCTGGTCCGGGTCTGACGGAAAACACTCCCGAGTCAGACAAGACCGAGTTCATGTTAAAACTGATGAGATCTCTTTCCGAAGAGGCAGATGGTAATgcggaggatgaagaggaagaaTTTCCAGAAGACACCAACAAATGGGCCGAGTCAGAAGGTCACCTGCAGGAAGTGAAGCAGTTGTCACCTCGTGGGCTCACCAACAAGGAAGCTCTCCGTTATGCAGAGCAGTTGGCTTGCCATATAGTTTCAATGGCAACTGAGATCGATACTCTCGGGGTCGATGACAAAGTTGGGGAAATCGCCGGTCCGGGCGAGGGAAGGCGTGACAGCGTCTCTTATTTCTCAGAGCAAACTTTGAACACCTTGTGGGTGTACGCGGGGGAGGTCGCCGGGGAGGTAATCAATGACATGAAGAGGATGATGAGCTCTGTCGACCAGCGCTTGCATCGTCACGCTTCTCCCAGAAGAAGCGTCGACCGTGCGAGCTTGGAATGTTTGCGTCAGCAGCACCACTCTCTTGCCGGCGCTGATCAGAGCAGTGACTGGCGGGTGGAAGGGGTGGCCGAGCCTTGGTCCAACAATCTCCGAGCCTCGGTTTTCCGCTCGCCTGTCTCCACATCGAGTAGTTCCAGTTCAGGATTGTCCTCcgcgtatcccagctgtgagAGTGTGACGGATGAATACGCCGGCTACCTCATTAGGGTGCTAAAAAAAGAGGGAGGCAGACACGAGTTAGTCCTCGATCAGTACGCTAGCCGTCTGGCGTACCGGTCCATTAAACAAGGTTTGGCTCATGCTAGTCGCAAGATAAAATTCAGATCTTCCAGTGCTCGCCTTCATCCCTCAAAGTCGTTACCAGGTGAACAGAAGGCAGCGGCACCGCTCCAGGGCCCAGTGGAGTCAGTAGCTTGTCTCTGTTGTGAGGATGGGCGGCGTTGTTGCGGAGAAAATGGTGGACAGAGGGACAGCATTGATCCGGTCAACTTTGCAGAATCTTTAGCATACAACGTCACGCGTGATGTTACACGGATGCTTCGTCTCTCTTCTGTACGTCTCCCAAAGTCTCTCACTGACTCTTGTCTCTACAAGAAATCCAATCTTGAAAACTTGACGGAAAACCTCATTAGGAGCTCGTTCTCCTGCCCTCTGCTGTCCAAGGACAGTAAGGCGAGACACTACCACAGCACAGGAAGCTTGCTTGACGGCGCCCACAGCAATAGGACGATGCGGGTCATTGAGCACTACGCCAAGAAAATAGTTGATGACACTCTAAAGATGAGCCTGGCCTCAGTTGGGCATTCATCCTGGCATCATCAGAGAACCCCCAGCCCGGACAGACTCTCGCACACCCAAAGGCTGTCTGAAGGGGCGCTGCCAAGTCCCGCTCAGGGTGAGGCGACCTGCTCTTCGTGTCAGCCTCTGGAGTGCTCCTACTGCACCAAACCCAGCCGCCGTCACCACAGGAGGAGAACGGGCCCCGAGCCTTCAGCCAGACCCGAGCGCGTCCGCGGGCTGGAGATCCCTAAAATCCACATCGACCTGGAACACCGGTCGGCATTTGCGGAACAGGTGGTGTCTGCGGCGATGGCGAACGCGAAACGCGAGCTGAGCAACACCAGCCTTAACGCAGACAGCGGCATCGGCCATGATGGAACCAGCTACGCCGACAGCGTCACCGCGGAGGTCTTGACCTGCGCGCTTAACGTCTGCCGAGCAGCCGGTTTCAG CTCTCCAGCCCCAGAGTCCACCGTGTCCCAGCAGTTGAGCGTCGGGGACGACAGTCTGGGTAGCTGGTCCAACCTGAGCTTTGAGGATGACAACAGCAGCTTCCTTCACCTCAGTGACAG CAATGGAAACAGCAGCAGCTGGAGCAGTCTTGGCCTGGAGGGGGAGCCCTTGGACGAACGCATGTCATCCTCGCCTTCAGACAG CGACCGTACGGAGGACAAAGAGGCGGAGGTGAAAGAGGAATCCAGCG GAACTTTGTGCGAAGACGCCAGCCAGCTGCGGGTCCGCGCGAGCCCGTTGATCATCCTGAACTCGGACATCCGTGAACGGCGGCGGGGCCCTCAGCACGTGACCCTCGACCCCCAGCTGAGGAGCTTGCTGCAGTGGGCGGCGGCCTCCGTGGTCGGGGTCCCTCTGATCCAGCTCGGTCCCGACACGGAGCTCCAGCAG CTGCCAGCCGTGGTCCAAAGGCTGCGCGAGAGGAAGTGGAGGGTGGGAGAGCTGCTGCACTTCCTGTTGCGCTACTGTGACGAGAGCCAGCCTCACGCTCCGCCCGGGGAGGCGGCCGGAGAATCCCAGCGCCTCCCCCTCTTCAAGTGGCTCCTGGAGCACACCTAA